From Medicago truncatula cultivar Jemalong A17 chromosome 7, MtrunA17r5.0-ANR, whole genome shotgun sequence, a single genomic window includes:
- the LOC120576832 gene encoding putative disease resistance protein At4g10780 isoform X1: MASTSSNPPSEVAVNRLYSTQYRVAEGIPEMICAPTSSSVNHQNNAEIMNLSEGVNGSDGNRSVSESEIDQIKQMVLDLECEENDIAKQQQSLESRGKKRNREVDVWLRKLQDMKGNLSNDTYDVSELKENLKRHKEEKPLTLSTEFVGKQLDLHIKRVSKLLEDDKVFVVGICGMGGVGKTILATLVENEVKRKASFKDVFWVTVSHNYSISKLQNDIAKRIGVKLDEDDERIRAENLSLALEKKGKSILILDDVWNYIDLQKVGIHQKVNGIKVILTTRLKHVCHQMDCQTNGIIQIFPLGCLKEVESESEVDEDEDDEDWELFMLKLGHDETPRTLPHEIEEIARCIVERFKGLPLGINVMARAMDGVDDIHQWKHALSRLQKLEMRQVVEEVFKVLKCSYDNLMEKDLQNCFLYCALFSIDDEGWKINKDEFIMKLVDNGQINENMSLEEIFDEGNTILNKLESHSLISSTNNSSVYTHPLVRNMACYILKECQRNVIVKLNKRLTEIPLSHRWATDLELVHMRDYDIEEIPEGMSPNCPKLLALILNELSISRVPESFFIYMNNLSILDLSYNEDLESLPDSITKLRSLVSLILKECDSLKHVPSLGELQTLSRLVISNTSIGEVQGLEKLIKLKWLDLSCNKSLNLELGSLSNLTKMQYLDLRNTCAMMAV, translated from the exons ATGGCATCCACTTCAAGTAATCCACCATCGGAAGTTGCGGTTAATAGACTTTATTCAACACAATATCGAG TGGCTGAAGGTATTCCCGAGATGATTTGCGCTCCTACCAGCAGCTCAGTGAACCATCAAAATAATGCCGAAATCATGAATTTATCTGAAG GTGTGAACGGTAGCGATGGTAACAGAAGTGTTTCCGAAAGTGAGAttgatcaaataaaacaaatggtTCTTGATTTAGAATGTGAGGAAAATGATATTGCAAAGCAACAGCAATCGTTGGAATCTCGGGGCAAAAAGCGCAATCGAGAAGTTGATGTATGGCTGAGAAAATTACAAGATATGAAAGGAAACCTCTCAAATGACACTTATGATGTAagtgaattaaaagaaaatttaaaaaggcaCAAGGAAGAGAAACCTCTCACTCTATCGACTGAATTTGTTGGGAAACAATTAGACTTACATATCAAGAGAGTGTCTAAACTTCTAGAGGATGATAAAGTGTTTGTTGTTGGCATATGTGGAATGGGAGGAGTGGGAAAAACTATACTTGCAACTCTTGTGGAGAATGAAGTAAAAAGGAAAGCAAGTTTTAAGGATGTGTTTTGGGTCACTGTTTCTCACAATTATAGCATCTCAAAACTGCAAAATGATATAGCAAAAAGAATAGGTGTGAAGCTTGATGAAGACGATGAAAGAATTAGAGCAGAAAATTTGTCTCTGGcattggagaaaaagggaaaatcaattcttattttGGATGATGTTTGGAATTATATTGATTTGCAGAAGGTGGGAATTCATCAAAAAGTGAATGGCATTAAAGTGATTTTGACAACTCGGTTGAAACATGTATGTCACCAGATGGATTGTCAAACAAATGGTATAATACAAATTTTTCCTCTTGGTTGCCTCAAAGAAGTTGAATCTGAATctgaagttgatgaagatgaagatgatgaagattgggAGTTGTTTATGCTAAAACTTGGACATGATGAAACACCTAGGACACTTCCACATGAAATAGAAGAGATTGCGAGATGCATTGTAGAGAGATTTAAGGGTTTACCACTTGGAATCAACGTGATGGCTAGAGCTATGGATGGGGTTGATGATATTCATCAATGGAAACATGCATTAAGCAGACTTCAAAAATTGGAAATGAGGCAAGTGGTGGAAGAAGTCTTTAAAGTATTAAAGTGTAGCTATGATAATTTGATGGAAAAAGACTTGCAAAACTGTTTTTTGTATTGCGCATTATTTTCTATTGATGATGAGGGTTGGAAGATTAACAAAGATGAGTTCATCATGAAGCTAGTTGACAATGGACAGATAAATGAGAATATGTCTTTGGAAGAAATATTTGATGAAGGGAATACCATATTGAATAAGCTTGAATCCCATTCTTTGATTAGTTCTACTAATAATTCTTCGGTATACACACATCCCTTAGTGAGAAACATGGCCTGTTATATCTTGAAAGAGTGTCAAAGGAATGTTATAGTAAAGTTGAATAAGAGATTGACCGAGATACCTCTCTCACACAGATGGGCAACTGATTTAGAGTTGGTTCATATGCGGGATTATGACATAGAAGAAATCCCAGAAGGCATGTCACCTAATTGTCCGAAGTTGTTAGCcttgattttaaatgaattgtCCATTAGTCGTGTTCCAGAGAGTTTTTTTATCTATATGAATAATCTATCAATACTGGATTTATCATATAATGAAGACCTAGAATCTTTGCCAGACTCCATCACTAAGTTGAGGTCTCTTGTTTCTTTAATACTAAAAGAATGTGATTCACTGAAACATGTGCCCTCATTGGGAGAATTACAGACATTGTCAAGATTGGTCATTTCAAACACTTCTATTGGAGAAGTTCAAGGCTtggaaaaactaataaaattgaAGTGGCTTGATCTATCATGCAATAAGAGTTTGAATTTGGAATTAGGGTCTTTGTCCAATTTGACCAAAATGCAATATCTTGATCTTCGAAATACCTGTGCTATGATGGCAGTATAA
- the LOC120576885 gene encoding probable disease resistance protein At4g14610, with protein MGRKRNEDCRKHVTEVENKNKWICNYCSIEYSGGASRIEAHLGLNGKGGGIRRCSHYHEGIQNNKNMASTSSNPPEAVINRLYSTQYQVAEGVPQVIGTHTRSSVNHPNNAEIMNLFQGVNVSGGNRNVSESENNQLNQLVIDLECDESRGKKRKPEVDASLEELLLADENKPLTLPTEFVGSKLDENIHEVLKLLADDKVFVIGIYGMGGVGKTLLATLVENEVKRKATFKHVFWVTVSHNYSISKLQHDIAKRIGVKLDEDDERIRAENLSLALKKKGKSVLILDDVWKYIDLQKLGIHPEVNGIKVILTTRLEHVCYQMDCHPYAIIQMFPLSCYYKEYGSEGSDEQCFHPDEFTS; from the exons ATGGGTAGAAAAAGAAACGAGGACTGCCGGAAACACGTTACAGAAGtagaaaataagaataaatggATATGCAATTATTGTAGTATTGAGTATAGTGGAGGAGCTTCTAGAATTGAAGCACATCTGGGTTTGAATGGCAAAGGCGGAGGCATTAGGCGATGCTCCCATTATCATGAAGGAATTCAGAATAACAAAAATATGGCATCAACTTCAAGTAATCCACCAGAAGCTGTGATTAATAGACTTTATTCAACACAATATCAAG TGGCTGAAGGTGTTCCACAAGTGATTGGCACTCATACCAGAAGCTCGGTTAACCATCCAAATAATGCTGAAATCATGAATTTATTTCAAG GTGTGAACGTTAGCGGTGGTAACAGAAATGTTTCTGAAAGTGAGAAtaatcaattaaaccaattggTTATTGATTTAGAATGTGACGAGTCTCGGGGCAAAAAACGCAAACCAGAAGTTGATGCGTCGTTGGAAGAATTACTTCTTGCTGATGAAAATAAGCCTCTCACTTTGCCGACTGAATTTGTCGGGTCGAAATTAGATGAAAATATCCATGAAGTGTTGAAACTCCTTGCTGATGATAAAGTCTTTGTCATTGGCATATATGGAATGGGAGGAGTGGGAAAAACTTTACTTGCAACTCTCGTGGAAAATGAAGTAAAAAGGAAAGCAACTTTTAAGCATGTGTTTTGGGTCACTGTTTCTCACAATTACAGCATCTCAAAATTGCAACATGATATTGCAAAAAGAATAGGTGTGAAgcttgatgaagatgatgaaagaattaGAGCAGAAAATTTGTCTTTGGCAttgaagaaaaagggaaaatcAGTTCTTATTTTGGATGATGTTTGGAAATATATTGATTTGCAGAAGTTGGGAATTCATCCAGAAGTAAATGGCATTAAAGTGATTTTGACAACTCGTTTGGAACATGTATGTTACCAGATGGATTGCCACCCATATGCTATAATACAAATGTTTCCTCTTAGTTGTTACTACAAAGAATATGGATCTGAAGGTAGTGATGAACAGTGTTTTCATCCAGACGAGTTTACGAGTTAA
- the LOC120576832 gene encoding disease resistance protein UNI isoform X2 — protein MASTSSNPPSEVAVNRLYSTQYRVAEGIPEMICAPTSSSVNHQNNAEIMNLSEGVNGSDGNRSVSENDIAKQQQSLESRGKKRNREVDVWLRKLQDMKGNLSNDTYDVSELKENLKRHKEEKPLTLSTEFVGKQLDLHIKRVSKLLEDDKVFVVGICGMGGVGKTILATLVENEVKRKASFKDVFWVTVSHNYSISKLQNDIAKRIGVKLDEDDERIRAENLSLALEKKGKSILILDDVWNYIDLQKVGIHQKVNGIKVILTTRLKHVCHQMDCQTNGIIQIFPLGCLKEVESESEVDEDEDDEDWELFMLKLGHDETPRTLPHEIEEIARCIVERFKGLPLGINVMARAMDGVDDIHQWKHALSRLQKLEMRQVVEEVFKVLKCSYDNLMEKDLQNCFLYCALFSIDDEGWKINKDEFIMKLVDNGQINENMSLEEIFDEGNTILNKLESHSLISSTNNSSVYTHPLVRNMACYILKECQRNVIVKLNKRLTEIPLSHRWATDLELVHMRDYDIEEIPEGMSPNCPKLLALILNELSISRVPESFFIYMNNLSILDLSYNEDLESLPDSITKLRSLVSLILKECDSLKHVPSLGELQTLSRLVISNTSIGEVQGLEKLIKLKWLDLSCNKSLNLELGSLSNLTKMQYLDLRNTCAMMAV, from the exons ATGGCATCCACTTCAAGTAATCCACCATCGGAAGTTGCGGTTAATAGACTTTATTCAACACAATATCGAG TGGCTGAAGGTATTCCCGAGATGATTTGCGCTCCTACCAGCAGCTCAGTGAACCATCAAAATAATGCCGAAATCATGAATTTATCTGAAG GTGTGAACGGTAGCGATGGTAACAGAAGTGTTTCC GAAAATGATATTGCAAAGCAACAGCAATCGTTGGAATCTCGGGGCAAAAAGCGCAATCGAGAAGTTGATGTATGGCTGAGAAAATTACAAGATATGAAAGGAAACCTCTCAAATGACACTTATGATGTAagtgaattaaaagaaaatttaaaaaggcaCAAGGAAGAGAAACCTCTCACTCTATCGACTGAATTTGTTGGGAAACAATTAGACTTACATATCAAGAGAGTGTCTAAACTTCTAGAGGATGATAAAGTGTTTGTTGTTGGCATATGTGGAATGGGAGGAGTGGGAAAAACTATACTTGCAACTCTTGTGGAGAATGAAGTAAAAAGGAAAGCAAGTTTTAAGGATGTGTTTTGGGTCACTGTTTCTCACAATTATAGCATCTCAAAACTGCAAAATGATATAGCAAAAAGAATAGGTGTGAAGCTTGATGAAGACGATGAAAGAATTAGAGCAGAAAATTTGTCTCTGGcattggagaaaaagggaaaatcaattcttattttGGATGATGTTTGGAATTATATTGATTTGCAGAAGGTGGGAATTCATCAAAAAGTGAATGGCATTAAAGTGATTTTGACAACTCGGTTGAAACATGTATGTCACCAGATGGATTGTCAAACAAATGGTATAATACAAATTTTTCCTCTTGGTTGCCTCAAAGAAGTTGAATCTGAATctgaagttgatgaagatgaagatgatgaagattgggAGTTGTTTATGCTAAAACTTGGACATGATGAAACACCTAGGACACTTCCACATGAAATAGAAGAGATTGCGAGATGCATTGTAGAGAGATTTAAGGGTTTACCACTTGGAATCAACGTGATGGCTAGAGCTATGGATGGGGTTGATGATATTCATCAATGGAAACATGCATTAAGCAGACTTCAAAAATTGGAAATGAGGCAAGTGGTGGAAGAAGTCTTTAAAGTATTAAAGTGTAGCTATGATAATTTGATGGAAAAAGACTTGCAAAACTGTTTTTTGTATTGCGCATTATTTTCTATTGATGATGAGGGTTGGAAGATTAACAAAGATGAGTTCATCATGAAGCTAGTTGACAATGGACAGATAAATGAGAATATGTCTTTGGAAGAAATATTTGATGAAGGGAATACCATATTGAATAAGCTTGAATCCCATTCTTTGATTAGTTCTACTAATAATTCTTCGGTATACACACATCCCTTAGTGAGAAACATGGCCTGTTATATCTTGAAAGAGTGTCAAAGGAATGTTATAGTAAAGTTGAATAAGAGATTGACCGAGATACCTCTCTCACACAGATGGGCAACTGATTTAGAGTTGGTTCATATGCGGGATTATGACATAGAAGAAATCCCAGAAGGCATGTCACCTAATTGTCCGAAGTTGTTAGCcttgattttaaatgaattgtCCATTAGTCGTGTTCCAGAGAGTTTTTTTATCTATATGAATAATCTATCAATACTGGATTTATCATATAATGAAGACCTAGAATCTTTGCCAGACTCCATCACTAAGTTGAGGTCTCTTGTTTCTTTAATACTAAAAGAATGTGATTCACTGAAACATGTGCCCTCATTGGGAGAATTACAGACATTGTCAAGATTGGTCATTTCAAACACTTCTATTGGAGAAGTTCAAGGCTtggaaaaactaataaaattgaAGTGGCTTGATCTATCATGCAATAAGAGTTTGAATTTGGAATTAGGGTCTTTGTCCAATTTGACCAAAATGCAATATCTTGATCTTCGAAATACCTGTGCTATGATGGCAGTATAA